From Anopheles arabiensis isolate DONGOLA chromosome 3, AaraD3, whole genome shotgun sequence, a single genomic window includes:
- the LOC120901103 gene encoding uncharacterized protein LOC120901103 — MTTGNEGETFSNYRDVAYRVYRELVLQFTQAEALRLQNAETQRKIRESHKRQQRIKQLERELNDIRELEKDEDRCRATDRSGAPYPDQFGYGHHEPHGDMFRGQTPSPPCIDLDRNGDANRTHVSGDTTTHTCPDKRHNRAVIHNTHNLKPFTNTTNATLHP; from the exons ATGACTACCGGCAACGAAGGTGAGACCTTTTCCAACTATCGGGACGTAGCGTATCGTGTCTATCGGGAATTGGTGCTTCAATTTACGCAAGCGGAAGCGTTGCGTCTGCAAAACGCTGAGACCCAGCGTAAGATCCGCGAATCACACAAAAGACAGCAACGAATAAAGCAACTAGAGCGTGAGTTAAATGATATCCGTGAGCTTGAAAAGGATGAGGATCGATGCCGGGCAACAGATCGTTCGGGCGCACCGTATCCTGATCAATTTGGCTACGGGCATCACGAGCCGCACGGGGACATGTTCCGGGGTCAAACCCCTTCCCCGCCGTGTATTGACCTCGACCGCAATGGTGATGCGAATCGGACGCACGTCAGTGGCGacacaactacacacacatgccctgATAAACGTCATAACCGCGCAGTaatccacaacacacacaatctaaaACCGTTCACTAATACTACCAACGCGacattgcac ccttag